In Achromobacter xylosoxidans A8, a single window of DNA contains:
- a CDS encoding amidohydrolase: MPYRKPLFRLAPLALAAHLLMSGPAAAQSAPGTQGPLVPAPNPALAAQIDQRAKAIEDKLIAWRRDIHEHPELGNQENRTAKLVADHLRALGMEVKTGVAGTGVVAVLKGGKPGPVVALRADMDALPVKEQVDLPFASKAKGTYLGKEVDVMHACGHDTHTAILMATAEVLAGMKDQLPGSVKFIFQPAEESPADFEPDGKKIWGAKMMVQEGVLENPKVDAIFGLHVSSSYPVGKLSWRSGPAMAAADQFWIDVTGKQTHGARPWSGIDPIVVSSQIILGLQTIPSRQINSMLEPAVITVGAIHGGNRMNIVPDNVAMTGTIRTYDEGMKKDIHQRIARTADMIAQSAGAKADVRVVELYNATVNNPALTEQMGPTLRRVAGEGNYGLQPKSTASEDFSFYQEKVPGMFFYLGVTPKGTDVEKAAPNHSPRFYVDESGLINGVRALSNLTVDYMTQAQKGS; this comes from the coding sequence ATGCCTTACCGCAAACCCCTGTTCCGCCTGGCCCCGCTGGCGCTCGCCGCGCACCTGCTGATGTCTGGCCCGGCCGCCGCGCAAAGCGCGCCCGGCACCCAAGGACCGCTGGTTCCCGCGCCCAATCCCGCGCTTGCCGCGCAGATCGATCAGCGCGCCAAGGCCATCGAGGACAAGCTCATCGCCTGGCGCCGCGACATCCATGAACACCCCGAACTGGGCAACCAGGAAAACCGCACCGCCAAGCTGGTCGCCGACCACCTGCGCGCGCTGGGCATGGAAGTGAAGACGGGCGTGGCCGGCACCGGCGTGGTCGCCGTGCTCAAGGGCGGCAAGCCCGGCCCGGTGGTCGCGCTGCGCGCCGACATGGACGCGCTGCCCGTCAAGGAACAGGTGGACCTGCCCTTCGCCTCCAAGGCCAAGGGTACCTATCTGGGCAAGGAAGTGGACGTGATGCATGCCTGCGGCCACGACACCCACACCGCCATCCTGATGGCCACGGCCGAAGTGCTGGCCGGCATGAAGGACCAGCTCCCCGGCAGCGTGAAGTTCATCTTCCAGCCCGCCGAGGAAAGCCCCGCCGACTTCGAGCCGGACGGCAAGAAGATCTGGGGCGCGAAGATGATGGTGCAGGAAGGCGTGCTGGAAAATCCCAAAGTGGACGCCATCTTCGGCCTGCATGTGTCCAGTTCGTATCCCGTGGGCAAACTGTCGTGGCGCAGCGGCCCCGCCATGGCCGCCGCCGACCAGTTCTGGATCGACGTCACCGGCAAGCAAACCCATGGCGCGCGCCCCTGGTCTGGCATCGACCCGATCGTGGTCAGCTCGCAGATCATCCTGGGCCTGCAGACCATCCCCAGCCGCCAGATCAACAGCATGCTGGAGCCGGCCGTCATCACCGTGGGCGCGATCCACGGCGGCAACCGCATGAACATCGTGCCGGACAACGTCGCCATGACAGGCACCATCCGCACCTATGACGAAGGCATGAAGAAGGACATCCACCAGCGCATCGCGCGCACCGCCGACATGATCGCGCAGAGCGCGGGCGCCAAGGCGGACGTGCGCGTGGTGGAGCTGTACAACGCCACCGTCAACAATCCCGCGCTGACCGAGCAGATGGGTCCCACGCTGCGGCGCGTGGCGGGTGAAGGCAACTACGGCCTGCAGCCCAAGTCCACCGCGTCGGAGGACTTCTCCTTCTACCAGGAGAAGGTGCCGGGCATGTTCTTCTACCTGGGCGTGACGCCCAAGGGCACCGACGTCGAGAAGGCCGCGCCCAACCATTCGCCGCGCTTCTATGTTGATGAGTCCGGCCTCATCAACGGCGTGCGCGCGCTGTCGAACCTGACCGTGGACTACATGACGCAGGCGCAGAAAGGCAGTTGA